Within the Populus trichocarpa isolate Nisqually-1 chromosome 14, P.trichocarpa_v4.1, whole genome shotgun sequence genome, the region ACTCATGGAGAAATAAATTAGGCCCATCTATTATTTCGGCCCAAATAAGAACTTGCTGAAAAAACAGGaaacaaacttaaaatcaaaTCCAGTATCTATCTAACAGAAAGAAAGCAGTCAACTCACCTCTTAAACAGGTAATTCcactctccctctccctctctttcgATTCGATTTATTTATTAGCATGAATCTTTTTAGATCTCAGTTAccgttgaccaatttatgctaAACAAATTTGgattcaaagttaaataattggTGAAATTTGAGTAGACTACTGATATTCAGTAATTGTATGCAAGTCTTGGAGATTTGGAGTATAGGTGGTAGGAGATGGGAAGGATCAAGCCTCAAGCTCTGCTGAAACAgagcaagaagaagaaagcgCCGAGTCGAATAAGCATCGCTACTATTCTCTTATGCTGCTTCATTTTTATATTGActgtatttttcttgtattctaCGTATAAAACTGGTCGTTAAGGTATGTCAAGTTCAAAGTTTGATGATTTATCCTTTGTGCTGTAATATTTGATGATGATTTACAGTTTGGATGCCCCCAACTATTTGGATTTGGATCTGTATTTTTCTGTACGCACGTtggctaaaatattttttcattgtggAAATGCAATGTGTTGATTGTCAGGTTAGATTGCgcatctttccttttctttttttctgctaTTATGCTCGATGTAGTTCTGTAATTGAGCGGATTCTTGCGTTGCAAGAATTAATACAGCATCATTTGGTTTAGGAAatgttttatgataattatgacTCTTTATGGGGTTTTCCTTTTGAAGGTTGAAATATAGAGGGGCCATTCTTGTGGCATGCTAAAATTTGTGGGCTTGCTACTGTAATGGTGTCAATCTGGGTCTTGAGAGCTGCCACTTCATTTAAAAACGCGGAAAGGATGTTTCTTAGCTGTCCCACAAAGAACCTTGTGGGATCATAATTGGATAATGGCCTCTAAATTTTACGAGGAgagtttatatttatattaggtgtttttatatttaaaagttcatgaaaaaactgATTTgagttctcattaattttttattttgggttaaaTTCGGTACTTAGAGTGGTTTTTTAAagttatgaatatatttatcatgttttttaaaatgttttataggtgttttgaataaaactaagttgaaaaacaggttttggaatttttattagttatttccATATTTTGAAGATACTGCTGTTGGGGCAATTGCTTTTGTAGAACCCAGAAACACATGTATTATCTGTGTCCATCTGTTGGGTTATTGCTCAGGAACTTATTTTGTTACTAATTCATGCAAGACCTTCAGTCGTAAGAGTTTGTTTGCCAGGAAATTGAAGAGGTGGATACAGATGAGCACCATCAACCTAAATCTCATGTAGATGTGACCATGAAGCAGAAAGTCTAAAAGCTGATCTACAAATCCGAAGCTTTTCCATGTTGCTTTAGTCGTCCATCCCACATTGCATTTTACCAGCCAAATTTGCGACAAGGAGAGGTAGAGCATTTAGGGTTCGTCCATCCCGCATCGCATTTTACCAGCCAAACTTGCCATGGGGACAGGCGGACAGCAGTGCATTTAGGGACGAGTCATCCCATTAGAGGCGCAATCATGAACTGGTTCAAGCTATTAAATTAGCATGTATAGTGAGCCAGCTCTATTCTAGTGATTTTATTTCTCACGCTGGATAATACACAAATTTTACAATGTATAAAGAATGGGATGTAATTTTACTTGGAACAATTAAAGAGACTCTGATTTTGCCGCATTCGGTTCTTTAATGTTATTGATAACATGATAGATAATGTATGTAAACTCCACTCCATTAAACTCAAATAAAGTTGGAATTTTTATTGATGCATGGACGGTAGCAAGTCAAACATCAACCACTGGATTCATGAGATTCGTAGATGAAATTCACTTATTTAATGTCTAAAGATATCCATccaattgttgttattttttcggtaaataaattctttaagactatatatatatatataaataaaaagctaaGGGAACACCGAGTGGACTATAATCACATCAACTGGATTTTGTTCCTGAAATTAAAGATTTCCTGTCATTTGAAATGCTTAGCATATGGTACCtttaatatcaaattcaaattgttACTCGTTGGAAGGGTCTAAAGTTTTTGTTTGCATGTTCCAGACCTGGACCTATTTAGGGCAGACCCTTTCAAGCAAGTTCTCAAGCTCAGGGTTTATTTCAATACCATCTTCTTCCAACCTCTGCCGCATCTCTGGGGCCAATTTGCCAGCAGCTATGTAAGTCTTTAGCAACAAATCGTAAGCATTGGAGTCAAGACGATTGATGTGCTTCAAAATCTTGCATAGTCTCTCAGCACCATTAACATCTTTCTCATCttcaaaataagcaaaaaatgCACTCACTGTTTTTGGCTCTGGTTGCCATTCAATCTCCTTGACTTCGGAAAAAGCAGCTTTCATGTGCTTCAGAGCCAAATCCAGTTGATGGTTCTTCAAGAAGAAAACCATGAACATCTCTCGAGCATTAAAGAACAATCCTTCGGTCCTCTTAAGAGCATCATCAAATATTAATGCAGCTTCTTCATACATGTCATGCTCTAGGCAGGCTCTTATAGCAACATTTGCTAACCTCATATCATAACTGTGGCAACTGGACTCCCACTCCTTAAAACACTTCAGTAGACCCTCAACATCTTTTAACTTAGCAAGAGTGTGAAGCATGGTAAGGTAACTAACATTGGTCGTTGTGTGGAAGTTCGACTTTAGGGAATTCCACACCCGATTGACCTCACCTAGGTTAGAAGTGCCAGCATAAAGGGTAATCAGAAAATGATAAGCTTCACGGTAATCACCTTGTCTgcgttttttcttaatttcacgTCCACGTTCTATCTGTTCCTCTACCTTTTTGAGAGCCGATTCAGCTTTGTCAAAATGTCCAGCCTTGACATAGATTGTAGCAAGGTTAGTGTATGTAGTCcaagaaaagtttttttgaCCATCCATTTTCATCTCATCTAGAACTCTCTCTACCCCCTCAAAATCATTTAAGCATCCATAGCTCTGCATCCACATGTTATAAGTGAAGGTACATGGAGATACGCCTTTCTGCTTCATCTCTTGTACTATGGGGAGCACCTTCTCAGGTTGGTCCAATCTCAAATGTAGGCTAATGAGATTGTTAAAAGGCAAAGAagttaaaagaaacttcatcttgtccattttttcaaaaagagtCAGTGCCTTTTCAGACATAAGTTCCCTGCAGTAACAGCTCAGAAGCGCTCCATGAGTTGAATGATTTTGCTCAGATGGTGAGAGGCCGTCAAAATAATTCTCGGCTGCAGCAATCCCTTCTTTCTTTGCTATAAGATCTAGGTATACTGCATGGGAAACGTTCATTTTCCTCTTCTGCATCCACTCCATTACCTGCAAGACACAAATCAAAGCGATCCCAATCAACTCAAAGAATAgaggaaacaaagaaagaagacgcATAGCTTACAAAACTAGAGCACaactatgaaacaaaaataaagtagcCAAAGCAACATTTTTGCGCAATTTGAGGAGTACAAAAAGACAGTACATTGTTTTCAAATCTCAATTACAAGAAACAAGCAATCATGGTTGCCCAACCAAAACACTTGTCTCGTGGTGATATGGGGATCTCTAGAAACAAAATATTCATTCATTCATAGCTATGGGCTATAGCCATATTTGTTGCTGGATTCAATGACATTCCAAGCACTCCCGTTACTTTTCCAATCTGGGTTATCAATGCAGGCATCGTTATATCAATACACTCAAATCTTAGTCTAAAattagattggaaaaaaaattaacaaataagcTAGCAACCCTTAGCCTTAAAGGTGAATCGAGGGCCCTGGGGAtgtgaaaaaatcaagagatttgACAAATGAAACAGAGACAGACAGATGGACCTCAATGGCATAGTCGAACCTGCCGTACTTGCGGAGCTCTCTGATGCAAGCAAGGAGATcgactttgtttgtttttccgCCCTCCAACACGAAATCATTTAACGTCTTTGACACGCTCTCCCCGCTTGCCCCTAGTTCCGACAGCCTCTTGTACAGCCTCTTCCGTTTTTCCAGCACTACAGGCACCACCTCTGCCGCCGTGCACAGCTGCCGCACCACCCATGATCCCGTCCATAACAGATGATTTGGACTCTTCGTCATGTACTTAGATTCACTGTTAATTAAAGCGTTCTCTCTCTCGAGAATGGGGTTTTAGTAGGGTTTGTCATTAGAAATTTTaggtggttttatttttatcattttttgtgggggtattaattttatatatttttaaataaataataaaatattattagttatttattaGCACCGTAAAATTTCTGGGTTCGGTATGGctttacttctatttttttttccttcttacactaaaaaaaaatcaccttagTTCTTAGATTTAATCATTAATGGCATTTTTCGTCCTTAATCAATATCACTTCTGTCAATTTTAACCTAGTTCACAGCAATTATACCCTTGAACTTTTGGTATTGGTGCATAAATTAGCTCTCCATCAACCTCCAACGTAtatttggtattatgatatagtataatataatttaatcaattgtGTATAATGTAACGCATAATAAATATTCTTAGTTGTGCAATGGAGGCATTTTACgaagtttcatttaatttcttaatttttttcaaaaacattttgtagtccatatattttatttttattaataatttgatctttattttaaaatcctTGCTCCTTGTATTATTCAAGAATCATATTTTAGTTCTTATGGTTTTTAAGACTTATTTACatgagtttattattattatcccgTTTCAATTTCgtagagttttttttagatctttCAAGTTAATAgatcctcttttatttttgctattggTGTTACTATTTGGCAAAAGAGGAAGATTGGTAGTTAGgatttagatttgttttgactattgattttagtatttaataaattgatagatATGAGATTGAATTTGTTGAATGAATTTTCAACAGATATAAGCTAGGAAAAAAAGGGAAGTTGGAGGCATTGCAAATTACAACAATGGCTATGGAGGAGAAAGATTAGagttcttcaaaaaaaaaatttttttttttatcggtgAACTTGTGAAATTCGTTTTTAAGTGTTGACCCACAAGTACTATTTTACTCGTGATTTGTCACgagttagatatttttttaaataaaaaaattaaatataaaacctttttaacataattattttataaaataaattaaaaggcttatgattatttctaattaaataaattaaaaattatttgtgctaataattaaaaaaaactaattaacttgttggaagagggagggagagataGGCTAGTTACAACTTGACTAAAAGGTTACTTGTTTTTAGCCAACCTAGGTTTAGCGctagttgatgatgatgagtatcTATATTCGCACATGATAGCCCTTCAAAATATATTGCATAACTGACGTGAGTTGAGTTACGTAATGAgttttgttgttgaaaatatattttttaataagagaAGAGACTCTTGTGTTATATAAATGACTAAAGCTCTCGTCTCCTAGCTGATATGGAATGATGACATCATCATAACCCCCAAGCGAGGAGCTTTGGTAGCGTTGTATGATTGACGTTTTCACATACGACACTAATGATAATGTGTGTTCACATCTACACATGATAGGCCCTTCAAGAGATATTGTTACAATTAATGCGAGTTCAACCACTTAATAAgttttgttattgaaaaaacatctaTTAGGGGAGAGAGTAGACTCATGTGCTATATAAGCAACTAAGACTCTCATCTCCTACTTGATGTGACATAGTTGCATCATCATAACCTTTAAGGTGAGGAGCTGGGGTAGCATAGCATGACTATTATTTTCATAGACAGAGCCAATAATGATGTGTATTCACATCCGCACATGATAGGCTCCTTAAGAGATATTATCTTAGTTGACGTGAATTCAATCACATAATGAGTTTTGTCATTAAAAGGCGTCTCCTGAGGAGAGAGAAGACCCTTGTGCTATATAAATGACTAAAACTCTCGTCTTCAAACCGATGTGAGATTATGACATTATCATTAGCTCCTTAGTTAAAAGGCTTGTGTAGAATAACATGACTGATATTATTCTCACAAATAGCATCAATGATGATGTGTGTCTATATCCACAGACAATAAACTAACATGAGCTATATCATTGAAAAGTAACCTCTTAATAAGAGAAAAGACTCCCGTAAAATAAATGCGACTAAAACTCTTATCTTCAATCAATGTGAGATGGTGACATCACACCCTAACCATGGCTGCTGCCCTATACtctttttatatgtattatCAACATCTTTTTGCACGAAATCATAACACGAATTGGCGatgatttgtttgtttcttctcACTTTGTGTCGTTACAAAATGGTCAGCGATCCTACAGTTTATTCACTCATCGAGTGGACTGTATTTCTCCACTGAAAAATTGCTTGTCATCTGAAACGCTTGACAAAGGATTTCTTCAATGTCAATCACCTGGCTGGAactttccaccaaaaaaaattagtctaaACTGGTCTAGCTAAATTCTAGCCATTTGTTAAGGTAAATGGTTACGAGCATATTTTAAGACAGACCTTTTTCCAGCAAGTTCTCAAGCTGACGTATTGGGCGGATAGGCTTGCTTAGGTTGATTTTGGGCTTGTTTATCATGATTATTACCAATTGGGCTCGACCATTTTAGCTTAAGCTCGGTCTTCTTATGGTTAATCAAACCGTTCAGCTTGGCCTTGAATGATCATGGCTGGCTAGaataagtaaaaaaactaaaaaatcaattaaactaaaaaaaaaaaaaaaaaatttaattgaaaaaacagaattgtaaaattttttttattaaaatatttaaaaaactaaccaattcggttcggtttcataagcttgaaaccgaaaaactgaacctaaccaaaattaataaaaaatccgAACCGACCAAGTCAAATCGAAAACTTGAgccaaaccgaaaccaaacccattagaaattacaaaaaaaaccccaaaaacaatatagtttttgatttttaataaaaaataaccaaacagaaccaaaaccgaaccgaaaacaatcggttgggttttggtttttgttctaaaataaccgaactaaaaccggtcggtttgaaccggtttcggttttgttttgcttttttaaatcgatttagttatttttttagataaaaactacaccgaactaaaaataattatccatAATCAAGGCTgtccttaaattatttttatagttatttattCTGTAATATCAAACAGTGGCTCGTTTGTTGACTTCAATGTTATTTTTGGTAATGGCAGGTTAACAATCATTctgttgttttgaaaataataaaatgaatcaCCAGAGGAGAGAGGTCATGAGGTGGAGAATGATGGAGATAgttaaaaattagaattaaaataaaatgcacgAGGAGATGGTAGGTGCGTGCAGAGTTTGGTGCAAGGTGACATGATATCGCCCATAATACCAACAACGCTTTCACAGACAACATGATCTCCTGGTAATGCATGGGCGATTGCGCAGGGTCCTCTGAACTGGCCCGCTATCATCGCATACAACCGAATCACATAGTATATTTTAcccaaaaagagagagagaaaaaacctaCTTATTTACTCTCTCTTTTCCCTTGTATTTTAGAATAATAGTAGTTTTTtcctaaagtttttttattttaaaatatttaaaaataatatattaaagtttatttttaatattaatataaaaaataatgttaataaaaaaattatttaaattctgACTTAAATTCTGTTTTGACAACAATCCTAAAAGAGAGCTAAGTGtgcatataaattatatttattcttaaatattcatttagaAAACGAAGATTATTATCGGGATTTCCCCTTCACAAGCAATTTGAGCAACCACATGAAGTGCCAATTTTGAGAGTCCCATTTGTGTACTTGAGCAACCCGTTGAAAGTCCCAATTCCATGCGTCTCGTTGGGTACCTTCCTAGCTTGATTGCATTGACTGGTTCACGCCGTAattagtaatattaataattagagCATATAGAAATAGAAATCCGGAGcctactataaaaataaaaaattatatttttaatttctagaaaTATATCTTAactgatcaaattttaaatttattttctaaaaattattattttaaatatcataaattttaaaactaataaaaacttatataattaataactttaaaatcttaaaatattaatcaaagtACAAATTAAACCGAACATTCACggctagaaaaaaaacttatattcctGATTTGTTGGGCTGGTGTGTCGTTTGTCATGTACTCAACGAACGTGTACAGATCTTGCATTGACATGTGGTTTACAAATATATTCTGCCAAAATGCGGAGCCTCGCTTCCGAGCATTCCCAAACCCGCAGACCGTCATTGTCAAAGTCGCAATTTGTATTGGTGGTCAACgtgtttaatatgaaaaaaaattaaattatttttttatataattttgattaattaatttaaaaaataagaaaaatactaaaaaaaaattacacgcAAGGACTTGTTTTGTTGGTGGTGACTGGTGAGATTTAAATACTCTCGAGATTACTGGTAATTGCAATGGCCACGTGATTAATGACAGTGAAAGAGGTAGATTAGCGGTAAGACGCTTGGAAGCATCTGCTCCCTACGAGTCAAAACTATCTTTAGCCCACTTGTAATcgggaaataaaaaataaaatagcatagCATAAAACAAGTTTTTCACACGTACGTAATCGAAATCAAAGGTATAAATTATGTGTTTAGTCCTCGTCCTGAAACCTATTCTGGACCGGCAAGAAAATCTCTCGAAAAaggaattttattaaaaatttaaatataattgaaatttaatcgAGAGGAGTTTGGAAAGCATGGTGGAAGAAGCATATATTTGAAACTTGAGTTTGGCAATGTGCTAAGAAAGACAGTTAGagcctatttatttttacttaattttttttataatcttggattattttaatgttttaatattaaaaataaaatttaaaaaataaaaaatattttaatgtattttcaaataagaattactttaaaaaacaacattattaaaatctcaaataaaaaataattatttctattactttttaaatgaataattgTTTCTTCCATACGCAATTCTTTCTATAAATGGGAGACAACCCTAATTTAATTGACGCTTAACTCATCAAACCTTCACCTGATTATTCACTGAAACGGTGTgtttgacaattcaattgaaatCAATTTAACATCAACATGCCGTGTTTCAACTATGAAAGTGGTGTTATTCAAAATAaacttagatttaaaaaatcattaaattaatattttttatgttattaaataattttgatatattaatattaaaattataaaaaatattaaattttaatttaaaaaatatttacacaaAACTtgcattatattatattatcaaacacacAAACAAGTCCTAGAAAATCtcatttatacatttttttttctagattttcaaatttaattccaACAAATTTTGCCTTCCTGTGGTCATATCATACTAGTCGTGAAACAAAtatcctcttcttttttaaccGTTAGCTTCCGTCAGCGGCTCTCGTTGGACATTATGAAAAAGTCCGTGCGTGCCCTTCTCCACTTTTTACTTCACTCGACGGACACAGCAAAAGCAAAacgaagacaaaaaagaaaaaacgtctcaaattttatatatatatatatatatatatatatatatatatatatatatatatatataaaggaaaatatctaaaaaaaaaaaaagcttctcCAGTACTGTGCTACTGATTACAgagtgaaagaaaacaaatcggTATTCTCCGCCAAAACAGTCATAAAAAGTGTCTGCCGTTTCCCTTCCTTCTGAAGCCTCCAGTTCAATCATCTCTCCTCTTCGAGTTAACTCATTAATGGAGTGTTTTGCTCTGAGTTATGAACGCCGAGTTCCAATTCTTATGATAATATCTCCACCCTTGGAGCCTCCTTCTCTGTTTTTGCCAAATGGTTTTTGCTCATAGTGTTATATGCTTTCCGTCCGTCCGTTTGGGTTCTTTGCTCAATTAGAGTGTGATCTCGCCGTTTATTTGCTTGCAATCTCACAGATCTGACGGGACGGGTGCTCTCAATCAACCGCGTTGGTGATGTCGGTGCTTGCAGTTTCAAATACCACCggtaattttaattcttttttttcccgaaCATTAATGCtgctttttttgcttttgctgaATGAGGAAATTTAGGAAAGAAATTGCACCAGGTGAATGTTAAAACCCTCAAGTACTGCAGTggttttctttgatattttagcTTACTCTGcagatttttggtattttttgttttgttttgttccgTTAGGGGTTTTGGATGCTTAACCAAATTCTGATATTATCGGCACAATATGTTATCATGTTTTACGATGCTTTATTTTGCAATTGaaataaacaatgaaaagaaAGTTTCCAATGCTCGATCTCTTTATAGAAGATGTAAAATTTCATTTCTATAAAGTAGGGTTACACTTTATCCAGCGCCACTATTTTTCCCCCCTTGCGTCCCTGGTTGTAACaatattagatttaaaatttttaatttctttctttctgtctttCTTTTGCTTCGTTTGTTGCATTTGAGATATAACAGAGTAGAGCTTTGGGttgtttattcatttatttgtaaAAGTTAGCTGTCAGTGCTGATCGTAGGTCATTGGAAAAGAAGTAGAATTCGATTGAAATTTTAAGGCGCTTAAATTGCATTTATTCTGCTACCAGAGTTTCTGTTATGTTTTCCTGATCTTATTAGATTGGAACTTTGTACGCGCGTTGCAGGATTATCAAGAAGAGTCTGGTATTTGTTTCTGCAGCTTTTCATCAATTCATGTTATGTAATCTCCATCATCAATGCTGATTTAGCTGATCATCAGTTTGAAGGACCTATCTTATCTCCGTCTAGAGTGCCTTCGGATGCACCAGCCATTCCTGATCTACCCCTCCCAGCCAATCTACCATTGTTACATAAACCACGGGAAAAACATTTCTCACCTCATGGTGCACCAACATTTGTGGTACCACCAGCCCATCCTCCTAACTATGGTCCACTGATAACTTCTGGTCACCCCCCTACTAGTTCACGCTTGTCTAAACCATCAATGAAGAAGAATGGATTGGTGCCTCCCAGTGTTGGATTGGTAGATGTTGCTCCTACTCAGTCTGGTGATGGCACAAATCCTACTGGTTTAGCTCAGCCCCCATTATCACCTTCCGTCTCTGGTAAGACAGCTGTGGTTAAGtacctttcttttctcctcttctccttttgttttcatgcttCATTTGTAGGAAGAGCAATTTAACCATAGAAGAAAAAGTGTCCAATGTTTTACTTCCTATATAAACTGTCTTATACCAAGAGCTTGATAATGCACTGGATTGCTTGCATAACTTGTAGATAATTCCTACTAAAGAAATCTGTGATTGTGCTGTGACCATAGACATTGGcattagaattgatttttcGTTCTGCAGATTGTTGTAAACCAGACATGGTGCTGAAACGAGGAAGTCATGATTGCCACTGTGTGTATCCAATAAAGCTTGATCTTCTCCTTTTGAATGTCTCACAAAATCCCAATTGGAACATGTTTCTAGAAGAACTAGCTTCCCAGCTTGGCATGCGAGTTTCTCAAATTGAGCTGATAAACTTTTATGTACTAAGCCTATCCAGATTAAATATTTCAATGGATATCACTCCTCACACGGGAATCAGTTTCTCTGCCAGTGATGCATCTGCCGTAAACTCTTCACTTACCTTTCATAAGGTTCATTTTGACTCCACTCTTGTGGGTGATTATAAACTCCTGAATCTTACTTGGTTTGAACCTCCAACACCTTCACCAGGTAAATTTTGACACAGCCTCCTCTGTTTCAAGGA harbors:
- the LOC7455419 gene encoding pentatricopeptide repeat-containing protein At1g02370, mitochondrial isoform X2 — its product is MEWMQKRKMNVSHAVYLDLIAKKEGIAAAENYFDGLSPSEQNHSTHGALLSCYCRELMSEKALTLFEKMDKMKFLLTSLPFNNLISLHLRLDQPEKVLPIVQEMKQKGVSPCTFTYNMWMQSYGCLNDFEGVERVLDEMKMDGQKNFSWTTYTNLATIYVKAGHFDKAESALKKVEEQIERGREIKKKRRQGDYREAYHFLITLYAGTSNLGEVNRVWNSLKSNFHTTTNVSYLTMLHTLAKLKDVEGLLKCFKEWESSCHSYDMRLANVAIRACLEHDMYEEAALIFDDALKRTEGLFFNAREMFMVFFLKNHQLDLALKHMKAAFSEVKEIEWQPEPKTVSAFFAYFEDEKDVNGAERLCKILKHINRLDSNAYDLLLKTYIAAGKLAPEMRQRLEEDGIEINPELENLLERVCPK
- the LOC7455419 gene encoding pentatricopeptide repeat-containing protein At1g02370, mitochondrial isoform X1, translated to MTKSPNHLLWTGSWVVRQLCTAAEVVPVVLEKRKRLYKRLSELGASGESVSKTLNDFVLEGGKTNKVDLLACIRELRKYGRFDYAIEVMEWMQKRKMNVSHAVYLDLIAKKEGIAAAENYFDGLSPSEQNHSTHGALLSCYCRELMSEKALTLFEKMDKMKFLLTSLPFNNLISLHLRLDQPEKVLPIVQEMKQKGVSPCTFTYNMWMQSYGCLNDFEGVERVLDEMKMDGQKNFSWTTYTNLATIYVKAGHFDKAESALKKVEEQIERGREIKKKRRQGDYREAYHFLITLYAGTSNLGEVNRVWNSLKSNFHTTTNVSYLTMLHTLAKLKDVEGLLKCFKEWESSCHSYDMRLANVAIRACLEHDMYEEAALIFDDALKRTEGLFFNAREMFMVFFLKNHQLDLALKHMKAAFSEVKEIEWQPEPKTVSAFFAYFEDEKDVNGAERLCKILKHINRLDSNAYDLLLKTYIAAGKLAPEMRQRLEEDGIEINPELENLLERVCPK